A genomic segment from Nicotiana tabacum cultivar K326 chromosome 9, ASM71507v2, whole genome shotgun sequence encodes:
- the LOC142164381 gene encoding uncharacterized protein LOC142164381, which yields MSRVSSKDYGIMGLRYGSSNLSVGATLMPFSLGDDVPKSAWLISKMGRLTTGVQYESQFGSKNGAKYKNLENWSCAIGYGVGSGSPLSPSFNFGLELAKSSQFIASFYQHVVVQRRVKNPLEEDEVVGITNYIDFGFELQTRVNDEKAPSSIQDSTFQVAASWQANKNFLLKGKVGPLSSSLALAFKSWWKPSFTFNISATRDRTKGATAFGFGIRVDNIREGSYQRADPNFVMLTPTKEHLAEGIHWKVGKRPLLQSDVNSGNFDGMPRELRPFGKML from the exons ATGTCTAGAGTATCTTCAAAAGATTATGGAATCATGGGTTTGAGATATGGCTCATCAAATCTCTCAGTTGGAGCTACTCTTATGCCTTTCTCTT TGGGAGATGATGTTCCCAAAAGCGCATGGCTCATAAGCAAGATGGGAAGGTTAACCACAGGGGTGCAGTATGAATCACAGT TTGGAAGCAAAAATGGCGCAAAGTATAAGAACTTAGAAAATTGGAGCTGTGCCATTGGCTATGGAGTGGGATCAGGCAGCCCTTTGAGCCCATCCTTCAATTTTGGTCTTGAGCTTGCTAAAAGTTCACAG TTTATTGCTTCATTCTATCAACATGTGGTGGTTCAAAGACGG GTGAAAAATCCACTAGAAGAAGATGAAGTAGTTGGAATTACTAACTATATTGACTTTGGATTTGAGTTGCAGACAAG GGTTAATGATGAGAAAGCTCCAAGCAGCATCCAAGATTCCACCTTTCAAGTTGCTGCATCTTGGCAAGCTAATAAAAATTTCTTACTTAAG GGAAAGGTGGGGCCTCTAAGCTCATCTCTAGCATTGGCGTTTAAGTCATGGTGGAAACCTTCCTTCACTTTCAATATTTCAG CTACCAGAGATCGTACCAAAGGAGCAACAGCCTTCGGATTTGGCATTCGTGTTGACAATATTAGAGAAGGAAG CTATCAAAGGGCTGATCCAAACTTTGTAATGCTGACCCCAACTAAGGAGCACTTGGCAGAAGGCATACACTGGAAAGTTGGGAAGAGACCATTACTTCAATCTGATGTGAATTCTGGGAATTTCGATGGCATGCCTAGGGAATTAAGACCCTTTGGCAAAATGTTGTAG